DNA from Streptomyces sp. NBC_01476:
AGCGGGCACGGACCGTGCGAGCGGCACGGAGGGCATGGACGACACGGACGGACGGCACGACCGGACGGCACACGGGCCGATCTTCGGCGTCGGAGACTTGTGCGGCGGGGCGGGCTCGTTCAGTGTCTTCTGGGTGTGTCCTGCACCCTGTTCACATCCCGGTTCCGGCTACCCCATTGTCAGGTGAGAGGGATAACGATGTCAGATTCAGCTCCACAGCAGGTCGGTGTCGCCGCCGAATCGACCGCCGGGGAGACCCGCGTCGCGGCCACCCCGGCGACCGTCCGTCAGATCATCGCCCTCGGCTATGACGTGGTGGTCGAATCAGGGGCCGGTACGGCCTCGGGGTTCACCGACGACGCCTATGTTCAGGCCGGGGCCCGGATCGGCGAGGCGTGGCGGGCCGATGTCGTGCTGAAGGTGAACGCGCCCTCACGGGAGGAGGCCGGGCGACTGCGGGAGGGCGCGACCCTGGTGGGGCTGATCAGCCCGGGGCTCGATCCCGGTCTGGTGGAGGAGCTGGCCCGGCGGCCGATCACCGTGCTGGCCATGGACGCGGTACCGCGGATCTCCCGGGCCCAGTCCCTTGATGTGCTCAGCTCGATGGCGAACATCGCCGGCTACCGGGCGGTGATCGAGGCCGCGCATGTCTTCGGGCGGTTCTTCACCGGACAGGTCACCGCGGCGGGCAAGGTCCCGCCGGCGAAGGTCCTGGTGGCGGGGGCGGGTGTCGCAGGACTGGCCGCGATCGGGGCGGCCAGCAGTCTGGGGGCGGTGGTGCGGGCCACCGACCCGCGTCCGGAGGTGGCCGACCAGGTGCGGTCGCTGGGCGGTGAGTTCCTGGCCGTCGAGGTGGCCCAGGAGTCGGCGGGCGACGGTTACGCCAGGGCGACCTCCGAGGCGTACGACCGGCGGGCCGCGGAGATCTACCGCGAGCAGGCGGCCGATGTGGACGTGGTCATCACCACGGCGCTGATCCCGGGGCGGCCGGCGCCGAGGCTGCTGACCGCGGAGGACGTGGCGAGCATGAAGCCGGGCAGCGTCATCGTGGACATGGCGGCGGCGCAGGGCGGCAATGTGGCCGGCACGGTCGCCGGCAAGGCGGTCGTCACCGACAACGGGGTGACCATCATCGGCTACACCGATCTCGCCGGGCGGCTGCCCGCACAGGCGTCGCAGCTGTACGGCACGAACCTGGTCAATCTGCTGAAGCTGCTCACGCCGGAGAAGGACGGGCGGGTGCACCTGGACTTCGACGACGTGGTGCAGCGGTCGGTGACCGTGGTCAGGGACGGCGCGAAGACCTGGCCACCGCCGCCGGTGCAGGTGTCGGCCGCCCCGCCGGCCGGACCGGCGCCCGCGCCGCCGGCCCCCGCGGCGCCGAAGCCGGGCCTGTCCGCGGCGGCGCGCTTCTCGCTGATCGGCCTCGGCATGGTCGCGCTCTTCTTGCTGATCGCCTTCTCCCCCGCCCAACTCGCCGAGAACTTCACGGTGTTCGTACTGGCGGTGGTCATCGGCTACTACGTGATCGGCAAGGTGCACCACGCGCTGCACACCCCGCTGATGTCGGTCACCAACGCGATCTCCGGGATCGTGGTCATCGGGGCGCTGCTGCAGATCGGGCACGACCGGACGGCGGTCACCGTGCTGTCGTTCGTGGCGATCCTGCTGACCAGCATCAACATCTTCGGCGGTTTCGCCGTCACCCGCCGCATGCTCAGCATGTTCTCGAAGGACTGAGGCCGACCCCATGAACGCCAGTACAGCAACGCAGTCCGCGGACGTCGTCGCCGCGCTGCTCTTCATCCTGAGCCTGGCCGGACTCTCCCAGCACCGCACCTCGCGCGCCGGCGTGGTGTTCGGGGCCTGCGGCATGGCGCTGGCGCTGATCGCCACCGTCATCTTCGCCTCCCGTTCGGTCTCCGGCACCACCGTGGCACTGATCCTGGTCGCCATGGCGATCGGCGCGGCGCTCGGCCTGTGGCGGGCCCGCGAGGTGGCGATGACGGGCATGCCGGAACTCATCGCGGTCCTGCACAGCTTCGTCGGCCTGGCCGCGGTCCTGGTCGGCTGGAACAGCTACCTGGAGGTCGAGGCACACGGCTCGGCGCAGACCGCGATCGCCCACGATCTGCTGCGGATCCACCACGCCGAGGTGTTCATCGGCATCTTCATCGGCGCGGTGACCTTCACCGGTTCGCTGATCGCCTTCCTCAAGCTGTCGGCGCGGATCAAGTCCCGGCCGCTGATGCTGCCGGGCAAGAACCTGCTCAACCTCGGCGCACTGGCCGCCTTTGTGGCGCTGACCGTCTGGTTCGCGGTGAGTCCTGGGCTGGGGCTGATGATCGCCGTCACCGCGCTGGCGCTGCTGCTCGGCTGGCACCTGGTGGCATCCATCGGCGGCGGCGACATGCCGGTGGTGGTCTCCATGCTCAACAGCTACTCGGGCTGGGCGGCCGCGGCGGCGGGCTTCCTGCTCAACAACAACCTGCTGATCGTCACGGGCGCGCTGGTCGGCTCCTCCGGTGCCTATCTGTCGTACATCATGTGCAAGGCGATGAACCGGTCCTTCATCTCGGTGATCGCCGGCGGCTTCGGCATCGAAGCCCCGGCGAGCGGCGACACGGAGCAGGGCGAGCACCGGGAGACCACCGCGGCGGAGACGGCGGCACTGCTGGAGAGCGCCGAGTCGGTGATCATCACCCCGGGCTACGGCATGGCGGTGGCCCAGGCCCAGCACCCGGTGGCCGAACTGACCAGGGCGCTGCGGGAGCGGGGCGTCGAGGTGCGCTTCGGTGTGCATCCGGTCGCCGGACGGCTGCCGGGCCACATGAATGTGCTGCTGGCCGAGGCGAAAGTGCCGTACGACGTGGTGCTGGAGATGGACGAGATCAACGACGACTTCGCCCGCACCTCGGTGGTCCTGGTCATCGGCGCCAACGACACGGTGAACCCGGCGGCGATGGAGGACCCCGGCAGCCCGATCGCCGGGATGCCGGTGCTGCGGGTGTGGGAGGCGGAGCAGGTGATCGTCTTCAAGCGCTCGATGGCGTCGGGCTACGCGGGTGTGCAGAACCCGCTCTTCTTCCGGGAGAACACCCGGATGCTCTTCGGCGACGCCCGGCAGAGCGTGGAGGACATCCTGCGGGCGCTGACCCCGCGGGCGCCCGGCTCGGCGGAAGCGGACGCCCGGTCCCGTACCGCGCAGGCGGCTTCGGCCGGCTGAGCCGCGGCCGCCGGTGGCCGGCGCACCTGCCGCCGGGACCCCGCCGCTGGGTGCGGGCGGGGTCCCGGCGGACCGCCGCGGGCGCCGGTCAGGAGCAGGTGATCCGCGGGTCGGCCCAGTCCGCGTGGTCGCTGTCGTTGCCGTCGCCGCCGTCGGTGACGACGAGCTGGACGGTCTGCACGCCGGTGAGGCCGGCGTGCAGGGTCCTGGCGCCGGCCGCGTGGTCGAGGACCCCGCTGTCGGCGACCTTGGTGCCGTCGGCGGTGATCTGGAAGTCGACGGTCCCCTTGCCGTTCTTCTCGTCGTCCACGCCGACGGTGGTGTCCAGGGTGCTGCACAGGCCGCCGAGTTCGTAGGTCACGGTGCTCGGGGCGTTGGTGCCGAGGCCCTTGGCGTACACCGTGCCGCTGATGGTGATCGGGTGGCCGTCACCGGCCGCGGTCTCGCCGTTGCTCTGGTCCTTCTCGACCGGTCCCCACCCGTTGGTGGCGGCGGTCCAGCCCAGATCGCTGAGGTAGCTGGTCCCGGCCGGGGGCGGTACGAAGACGGTGACGCTGCCGGTCAGCGGGACCGTCACGGTCTTCTTGCCGAGCAGGGCGCGGTAGCTCACCGTGCCGTCGAGCGGGTAGCTGCCCGGTGCGGTGCCCGCCGGGACGGTGACCTTCCAGGGGGTCTTGAGCGACGCGCCGCCCAGCAGGAGCAGGCTGCTGCCGGAGCCGGCCGGCTTCACCGTCCAGCCGCCGGGGGCGGTCAGCTTCACGCTGACCTTGGTCGCGGGCAGTGTGCCGAGGTTGGTGACATAGCTGGACAACTGCGCGGTCTGCCCGGGCTGGATGTGTGTCGCCGCGCCGGTCACCCCGGTGTCGAGCAGCGGCGGGTTCGCCAGCGAGGTCACCGCGGACAGCGCGCTGCCGCTGATCCGCAGCAGGACGGTGCCGTGCGCGGGCACGGTCGCGGCCAGTGTGCCGGAGCTCTGGTAGTCGGTGTGCGACCACAGGTCGCGGACGGCGTACCCGGCCCGCTTGGGCAGACCGGCCGCGGTGGCGGTGGTGGAGATCCGCTGCGCCGTGTCACCGGAGTTGAACAGCGCCACCGCGCGGTCGCCGCCGGTCAGCTTCTTGTCCAGTACGTAGGTGTCGCCGGTCTGCGCAAGGACGGTGGCCTGCGCGCCCAGCGGGTCCTGGTCGAGGGCGATGACGTCCTTGTTGCCGAGGATGGCCAGCGTCTCGGGGGTGGCCTTGCGCAGGTCGGTGCCGATGAGCAGCGGGGAGTCCATCATCGACCAGAGCGAGAAGTGCGAGCGGTACTCGGTGTCGGTCATGCCGCCGTTGCCGACTTCCAGCATGTCCGGGTCGTTCCAGTGGCCCGGGCCGGCGTACGGGGCCAGCGGCAGGTTGCTCTTGGTGATGCTGAGCATGCTGGCCCAGTTGTCGCTGATGTCGCCGGTGGTGCGCCAGGAGTTGCCGATGTCGGCGCCCCACTCCCAGGGGTTCTGCTGGCCCCACTCGCAGAGCGAGTAGACGATCGGCCGGCCGGTCGCCGCGAGCGCGTCGCGCATGGCGGAGTACCGGTTGATGAAGTCCTGCCGGGTGCCGTCGCTGTTGTTGTTGCAGTTGTCGTACTTGAGGTAGTCCACGCCCCAGTCGGCGAACGACTGCGCGTCGGTGGTCTCGTGGCCGAGGCTGCCCGGGTACCCGGCGCAGGTGGCGGTGCCCGCGTCCTCGTAGATGCCCAGCTTCAGGCCCTTGGAGTGCACATAGTCCGCGGTGCCCTTGATGCCGTCGGGGAACTTCACCGGGTCGGGGACCAGCCTGCCCTGCGCGTCCCGGGTGTGCGTCATCCAGCAGTCGTCGATGTTGACGTACGTGTACCCGGCGGCCTTCAGCCCGGAGGTCACGAAGTAGTCGGCGGTCTGCTCGATCAGCTGCTCGCTCACATCGCAGCCGAACGCGTTCCAGTCGTTGAAGCCCATGGGGGGTGTCGTGGCGAGACCGTTGTCGAGGGCGGCGGCCGGGGTGGCGGTCGCCACCACGCCCGCGGTGACGGCCACGGCGCCGAGCCCGCCGCTCCACACGACGGCGGCGGTCACACAGGCGAGCAGCCTGCGGACAGGTCTTGGCATGGGGGTTCCTCTGCTCGTGGTGTCGGTGAGTGCGGGCGTCAGCGGCGCTCGCGGCAACGGACGCGGGCATGCGGAAGTTGTGCGGATCCGCGATGATGCGCCGTTCTAAGTCAACGGAAGGAAACAGAGTCGAGCATTCCCGCTCACCGCGAAACCGTAGGAGCCGCCTCGGTGATTTACAAGGCCCGTGCACGTAATGGTTGGCGGGGCCTCAGGTGAGCGAGTGCGGCCGCGCGACACGGGAGTTGGGCCGGCACCGGGCTCCGGCCGCCACCGCGGGACGACGAAGGCCGGGCCCGGCGGCGTCGCGGGGCCCGGCCTCGGGCCGGCCGGAGGAAGGGGGTGCGATGGGGGGCTGACGGCCGGTCAGCGGGGTCCGGTCACGGCCGGGCGGAGTCGTCCGGGAGCGGGATCCAGCGGTGGGACCAGGCCACCACCGCTTCCAGCACCGGGCCGAGTTCGCGGCCCTTCTCGGTGAGGTGGTACTCGATCTGCGCCGGGCCCGCCGCGCCCACCCGGCGTTCGAGCAGCTCGTTCTCCTCCAGGACACGGAGCCGCTGGGCGAGCATGGTGTCGCTGAGCCCGGGCACGGCCGCCTTGATCCGGGCGAACCGGTGGTGGCCGGTGAAGACGGCGCGCAGGATGGCGCCGGTCCACCGGCCGCCGATCAGCTCGATGGCGGAGTGGAACCGCACGCAGACCCGGTGGATCTCGGCAATGGACTCTTCGGACACCTGGAGACCCCCGTCGGCTACGCGCCCTTCGGCGATTCTGCCAGAGCCGGGCGCAGCGGGCGCAGCGCCTCCTCGACCCGTACCAGTTCGTCCAGCATCGACTTGGCCGCGGCGGTCAGCACCTCATTGGGGACCAGGCCCTCCTCCTCGTCCAGGAACTGGTGGACGAAGGGGATGCTGACCGCCTCGAAGACCGGTGTCATCTTCAGCGTCGTGACGACCTGCTTGATCATCTGCACGGCACGGGTGCCGGCCGAGACCCCGCCGTAGCTGACGAAGCCGACCGGCTTGTACTTCCACTCGTTGTGGAGGTAGTCGATGGCGTTCTTCAACTCGGCGTTGTAGCCGTAGTTGTACTCGGGCATGACGAAGACGAAGGCGTCCACCGCGCCGACCAGGGCACTCCAGTCGCGGGTGTGCTGGTGGGTGTAGTTGCCGAACCGCGGGTGGTTGGGCTCGTTCATGAACGGCAGTGCGACCTCGGCCAGGTCGATCAGCTCGACCTCCGCGAAGCCCGCGTGGGCGCGCGCCTCCCCTTCGAACCACTGGGCGACGGGCAGCCCCACGCGCCCGGGCCTGGTGCTCGCCACAATGATTCCCAGCTTCGCCATTGCGTGCTCCTTCAGCAGTACGGATGACGGGTCGTCGTGCTCGCCTCCGCACGGAGAGGAGCGGCGCTAAGAATAACTTAGTGACCTTGGAGCCGGTGCGCCCACCCCCTCCCGGCCACACCCGGCCACCGACATCGCACCGGACGGACACCGAAAAGCGCCCATAACGCGCATAATTCCCTCACCGGGTTCATCCGGTCACCGGGTTCACCGGGTCCGCCGGGTCCGCCGGGTCCGTCCGCTCCTTTCCCGCCTGGAGGTCGCCATCGCCGCCGCGCCGTCCGGGCACCGGCCCGGTGGGGAACCGCCGTCGTGGAAGCGGTGGCCGGCCGGGTGGCGGGCACGCGCGGCGCACCTGCGGCAGGCCGCGGAGCGGCGGTTCCCGGTGATCACCGAACTCACCGCGCGGCTGCTCTCGGTGAACCTGCTGGACGCCGCCACCCGGCTGGCCGCGCAGCTCTTCCTCACCGCGGTCCCGCTGATGTTCGTGGTCGCAGCACTCGCCCCCAAGGGCGTACGGGACCAGCTGGTGACCTCCGCGCGGGACCTGTTCGGGCTCTCCGGGGCCTCGCAGGAGCAACTGCGGCAGGTCTACGCGCGGGGCGACGACGAGACCGAGGCGATCCGGCAGACCACCGGCGTGGTGGGCTCACTGGTGGCGCTGCTGTCGGCCACCGCCAGCAGCCGGGCGATGGCCCGGGTGTGCGAACGCGCCTGGCGGCTGCCGCGGGCGGCGACCCGGGTGGCGGTGTGGCGCTGGTTCGTGTGGATCGTGGCCTGGCTCGGGGTGCTGGTGCTGCAGGGCCCGCTGCGGCACGGCCTCGGAGCCGGGCTCTGGCTCGGGGTGCCGCTGATCCTGCTGGTGGACACCGGCGTGTGGTGGTGGACGCAGCATCTGCTGCTCAGCAAGCGCATGCCGTGGCCGCCCCTGCTGCCCGGCGCGGTGCTCACCGCGCTGGCGATGACCGCGCTCTCCGTCACCGCCCGGATCTACATGCCGATGGCCCTCAACCGGAGCCTGGCCGCGTACGGATCGCTCGGCTCGGTCTTCACCCTGCTCTCGTGGCTGATCGCGATCTGCGCGGTGATCACCTTCACCATCACCGCGGGCGCGGTGCTGGCCACCGAGCCGCCCCTGGGTCCGCTCCTCGACCCCGCCGGGCCGCCGGAGGGCGGCCAGGGGGACGTCTCCACCGGCCGGACCGACACGGCCGGTGGAGCCGGCACGGCCGACCGGACCGGCCGGACGGGCACGGGCGGCCGGGAACCACGTGCCGGCCGCGGCGTCCGCAGGACCAGGTGAGACAACACCGGCCCCGCTATCGCACACACGTTCGAATGTGTGCCAGAATCGCTCCCATGCCCCTCCTCGCCTTCCCCGACGACCTCCTCCAGGCGCAGCGCGACTGGTACGCCACCTACCGCGAACTGGCCGGAAACGGAGCCGGCGGCACGCAGACCACCGTCCTGCGGCGGCGGCTGGTCAGGCTCTCCGTGCGGATCACCGCGCATCCGTTCTGGGCGACCGTGCCCGACGTCGCACCGGCCGCCCGGATGGCACTGAAGGAAATGGCGTGGACCGAGGGGCCGTGAAGCGCGCTCCCGGATGCGGACACCTGGGCCGTATCCGTCCTCGGCGGCTGACGGATCGTCAACATCCGCTGCGGACACCGAAGATGGGGGACCGCACTCGACCGGAGGATCGCCGCTGCCTAGGATGTGGGGCAGCTTCTGCACGTGCGGGATTACTCAGAGTCGAGACGTCATGAGGGGCCCTATGGAACACGGGGACGCGCCGCTGCCCGACAAGATCGACGTGACGGTGCCGAGCGTGGCCCGCATGTACGACTACCTCCTGGACGGAAAGGACAACTACCCGGCCGACCGTGAGGCCACCGAGCAACTGCTCCAGCAGGTGCCGAGCATGAAGGTGCTGGCGCTCAACAACCGTGACTTCCTGCGCCGTGTCGTGCGGGTGCTCGCCCGGGACTACGGCATCAAGCAGTTCGTGGACCACGGCTCCGGCCTGCCCTCGGTGGACAACGTCCACGAGATCGCCCAGGCGATCCACCCCGACGCCCGCGTCGTCTACAGCGACGTGGACCCGATCGTCCTGGCCCACGGGCGCGCGCTGCTGGAGCAGAACGAGAACACCGCCGTGCTGCAGGCCGACTTCCGCGACATCGAGAGCATCTGGGAGAGCCCGGAGCTCAAGCGGCTGATAAAGCTGGACGAACCGATCGCCGCGCTCTTCGTCTCGGTGCTGCACTGCATCAAGGACTCCGACGACCCGGCGGGTGTCGTCCGCAAGGTGCGGGAGAAGCTGCCCCCCGGCAGCTTCCTGGTGGTGTGCCAGCTGGTCAGCGACGACCCGGAGACGCGCCGCTTCGTGACCGAGTTCATGGCCGAGTCCACCGGCGACCAGTGGGGCCGGGTCCGCACCCCGGAGGACGTCGAGAGCTACCTGGCCGGCCTGGAGATCCTGGAGCCCGGCCTGGTGGAGGTCTCCACCTGGCGCGCCGACAACGACCTCGCCCCGAAGCAGCCGAGCGAGGAGTGGATCGAGTTCGGCGGTGTCGCCCGCCTGACCTGACGGCCCGTCACCAGCCGCTCGACGAGGGCCCTTTCCGGCCCGGGGCCCTGCCGCCTGCCGATTACTGGTAGCGCTGCAGGGCCTTCTCCAGCATCACCCGGCTGGCGGCCGGAGTCGCGGCCAGCGCGCTCAGCTCGTCGAGCGCCGCGCGGTAGCGGTCCAGGTCCTCCAGCCGGTCCAGATAGACCGCGCTGGTCATGTGCTCCAGGTAGACCACGTCGGGCAGGAACCCCTGGGCGAACCGCAGATAGGTGACGGCGGCGCCCGGTGTGGCCGCGGCGCTGGCCTCGTAGGAAGCGATCTGCAGGCGGACGCCCGGCTGCCGCAGCACATCGAGCAGATACGTCAACTGGTCCCGCATCACCCGCGGTCCACCGACCGGCCGGTGCAGTACGCCTTCGTCGATCAGCGCCCAGAGCACGGGCGCGCCCGGCTCCCACATCCGGCGCTGCCGCTCCAGCCGCAGCGCGACCCGGCGGTCCACTTCCTCCGCCGGCGCGAGACGGTGGCCGCTGAGCACGACGGCGTGCGCGTAGGCGGGCGTCTGCAGCAGACCGGGGACGAACTGGGTCTCGTAGGTGCGGATCACATGGGCGTCCCGCTCCAGGCCGATGAGCTGCTGCAGCCAGTCCGGGACGACTTCACCGTACGGCTGCCACCAGTCGGGCTGGGCGGAGCGCTGGACGAGACGCCCGATATCGGCGCGCTCCTTGTCGTCCACGCCGTAGAGTGCCAGCAGGTCGTCGACGTCACGCGACTTCAAGGTGACGTGGGCGGTCTCCATCCGGCTGATCTTGCTGGCGTGGGCGCGGATGTGGTGGCCGGCCGCCGCCGGGGTCAGCCCGCGGCTCTCCCGCAGCGACCGCAGATACGTACCGAGCACTCGCGCCATGGCCTTGGCGCCCATGTCGGGCCGCCGTTCAAGCAGTTGTATGGGCGAGACGAGCTGCGGCGAGGCAGGCATACGGGCTCCCAAGCGATATCCGGACAGGCCAGTATTGCATTGGAGAGCCCGCTGCCACTGCCTAACGGGGTTGCTTATCGGCCTACTTCAGGCGCGATTGCCTCTTTCCGCCGGTGAGGGCGGGGTGTCAGCCGGTGAAAGCGTCGAAGTCGCCGTCCTTGGCGCCCTCGACGAAGGCGGTGAGCTCGGCCTGGGTGTAGACCAGGGCCGGGCCGTCGGGGTGGCGCGAGTTGCGCATCGCGACACTGCCGTCGGGCAGCATGGCCACCTCGACGCAATTGCCGCTCTGGTTGCTGCGCCCGCTCTTGATCCACTGGACTCCGGTGATGGAGCTGGCCTGCACGCCGTTGTCGAACTGCTGCACCGAGCATCACTCCTTCGTTGGTTCTGTAGTCCCCCGTGTGCACTTCCGCATCAGGGACCACCATAGATACCCGGGCGCCCGTTGCGCACTTGCGGATGCAATTTCCGATGCAATTGCATCCCGGTGTGCTAAACCTCGATACTGACCGTGTCGGCACGAACTCGATGCGCGCCCGGCAACCTCGCTCGGAGGGGTGACCCGCATGACCACCCAGTCGTCCACCGCCCGGAGTGCTCCCGCCAGGCACCATCAACCGCCGCCCGGCGAGCGGCAGTTGGACTCCTTCCTGCGCGCCGACTGGCGCGCGTGGGGCGGCGGCGGCCGGTCGGACTTCGACGGTGAGGGGTTCGCCGCCCTGCGCTTCGACGCCACCCCGGTCAGCGTCACCCGCACCCGGAGCTTCCTGCGCAGCACCCTCACCGACTGGCAGTTGGCGGAGCTGGTGGACGACGCGACCACCGTCGCCGCCGAGTTGGTGGCCAACGCGGTCACCCACGCCCTCCTGCCGGTGCCCCCGGCGGCGCCGCCGCCGGACGAACCCACCGCCTGGATCGCCCTGTTGCGGATGCGGGACGCGGTGGTGTGCGCGGTGGCCGACCCCAGCCCCGAGCCGCCCGCGCTGACCGAGGCGGACCCGTTCGCCGAATCCGGCCGGGGACTGCACATCGTGGCCGAACTCAGCGACACCTGGGGCCACTCGCCGCCGGAGCCGGCCGGCAAGACGGTCTGGGCCCGGCTGGCCGGCGGACGATGACACCGCGCCGGCCGCTGCCGTGGCTCGGGCGGCTCCGGGTGCCGGAGCAGGGGAACCGCCCGAACCGCTGTCAGCCGGTCCGGCGGACCTCCAGCAGCATCGCCTGGTCCGGGTTGAGCGTCGGCATCGGCACTCCGGCCACCGCCAGCACCGTGCCCGGCAGCGTCACCCACCCGTCGAGCGCCGCCGTGAGCCACGCCGGGCCGCCGGTCTGGTGCCAGGACGGCTCACCGAGGTCGGTACGGACCCGGATCCGGTAGCGGCTGCCGGGGTCAAGACCGGGCAGCGCCACCCGTCCCCACTGCCCCTCGGGCGAGGTGGCCACCCGGGCCCAGGCGTAGAGCGCCGAGGCACCGTCCTGGGCGACCACCCCGTGCAGCAGCACGGCGTCCTCCAGGTCGGCGCGGACCGTCCGCCCGGAGTGCAGCAGCGGGCGGACCTCACGGTAGAGCGCGGTCCACGCGGTGAGCCGGGCGAGTTCCTGCGGGGTGCAGCCGGTGATGTCCCACTCGATGCCGGCGTGGCCGAAGAGCGCGGTGGCGAGCCGGAAGGTGTCCGTGCTGAACCGGTCGGTGGTGTGGCTGGTGGCGGGGCCGACGTGGCTGCCGATCAGTTCGGGCGGCAGGAGCTGGGCGGTCCAGCGCTGGATCGCCTGGCGCTCCACCGGATCGTTGCAGTCCGAGGCCCAGACCCGGTCGGTCCTGGACAGGATGCCGAGGTCGATCCGGCCGCCGCCGCTGGCGCAGCTCTCGATCTCCAGCCCGGGGTGGCGCTCCTTGAGGGTGTCCAGCAGCCGGTAGAGGGCGGTGACCTGGCCGTGGGCGGTGGGCCGGTCGGCCGGGCCGTGCACGGCCTCGTGCACCTCGCGGTTGTGGTCCCACTTGAGGTAGCCGATGGCGTACTTCTCCACCAGTCCGTCCAGCGCGTCGAGCAGATACTCCCAGACGTCGGGGTTCGCCAGGTCCAGCACGTGCTGGTGGCGGGCCGCGGGGCCGACGCCGGCCGCCGGGCCGAGGACCCAGTCGGGGTGCTCGCGGGCCAGGTCGGAGTCGAGGTTGACCATCTCCGGCTCGACCCAGAGGCCGAACTCCATGCCGAGCGCCCGGACATGGTCGACCAGCGGGGTCAGCCCGCCGGGCCAGACCACCGGGTCCACCGTCCAGTCGCCGAGCCCCGCGTGGTCCGAGCGGCGGCCGCTGAACCAGCCGTCGTCGAGGACGAAGCGCTCGACACCGACCTCGGCGGCCCGTTCGGCGAGCCGCAGCAGCCGGTCCAGGTCGTGGTCGAAGTAGACCGCCTCCCAGCTGTTCAGAATGACCGGGCGGGGGGTGCGCGGGTGGGTCGGGCGGTTGCGGAGCAGGGTGTGGAAGCGGTCGGCGAGGCCGTCGAGGCCCTCGTCGGACCAGGCGTAGTGGCAGACCGGGGCCTGGTAGCTGTCGCCGGGGCCGAGCCGGATCTCCCCGGCCCGCAGGAGTTCGCCGCCGCCGAGGACGGCGGCATGGGTGCCGGCGCCCTCCGGCAGGCGTTCGACGAGATAGCGCTGGTCACCGCTCCAGGCGAGGTGGACGGCCCACACCTCGCCGTCGCGGAAGCCGAAGCCGGGGGTGCCGACGGTGACCAGGTAGGGCGAGTCGAGACCGGGTTTGCCGCGCCGCAGCTCACGGGCGTGGGTGCCGTGGTTCAGCGGGCGGCGCTGCGGCGAGCGTTCGCGGCTCCATTTGCCGGTGAAGTCCAGGAGTTCGGTGGCCCGGCGGGGCAGCGGCAGCAGCGTGGTGACCTGGCTGAGGTCGTACGGTGCCGGATCGGCGCCGCCGCGGCGGGTGACGCCGGTGGCGACCGCCAGCACGCCCGAGGGGTCGAGGGTGTAGCGGAGGGTGAAGTCCAGGCCGGAGGTGTCGTCGGCCAGCTCGATGGTCAGTTCGCCGCCGCCGCCCGGTTCCTGGCGGCTGGAGGTCGCCAGCGTGTGGAGCCGGGGGGCGGCGGCGGTACCTGCCAGGTGGCCGGCGTGGGCCGGGGTGCCGGACCAGCCTTCGGCCTCGGTGGGCCAGACGGTGAAGCGGCGGGGAGCGTCCATGGCGTTGTTGAGCACGGCGGCCTCCGCGGTCAGGACCAGCGCGGCGGCGTCCTCGCCGGAGAGTTCGCCGAGGTCAGGGCCCCAGTGCAGGACTCTGGGCACCGGCTCGCTGAGCTCCACGACGAAGCAGGTGCCGGCCGCGCGCAGGGAGACGATCCGCGCGGTGGTGTCGGGCATACAGAGTCCTTTCCGAGTGTCCACCGCAGTGGACGGGTCCGGCCGACCGGGTCCGGCCTGCCGGTGGCCGGCCGGACCCGGTTGTGGTCATGGTGGAACTTCGCGGTCCGTGGACCGCCGCCGGCCGTACGGGGGACGGCCGCCGGTGATCATTCTGCCGCGCTCACTTCTTGCCCAGCAGGGACTTGCTCTGGCTCTGCATGGAGGCGAAGACGCTGTCGCTCTTCTGTCCGGCGAAATACGCCTCGAAGAGCGGGTCCATGGCGTCCTGGACGGCGGCTCCGTTGCCGTAGACCGGGGACGGGTAGAGCACCTTGTTCTTCAGCATGTCGGTGAAGACC
Protein-coding regions in this window:
- a CDS encoding NADPH-dependent FMN reductase, which translates into the protein MAKLGIIVASTRPGRVGLPVAQWFEGEARAHAGFAEVELIDLAEVALPFMNEPNHPRFGNYTHQHTRDWSALVGAVDAFVFVMPEYNYGYNAELKNAIDYLHNEWKYKPVGFVSYGGVSAGTRAVQMIKQVVTTLKMTPVFEAVSIPFVHQFLDEEEGLVPNEVLTAAAKSMLDELVRVEEALRPLRPALAESPKGA
- a CDS encoding YhjD/YihY/BrkB family envelope integrity protein; translated protein: MITELTARLLSVNLLDAATRLAAQLFLTAVPLMFVVAALAPKGVRDQLVTSARDLFGLSGASQEQLRQVYARGDDETEAIRQTTGVVGSLVALLSATASSRAMARVCERAWRLPRAATRVAVWRWFVWIVAWLGVLVLQGPLRHGLGAGLWLGVPLILLVDTGVWWWTQHLLLSKRMPWPPLLPGAVLTALAMTALSVTARIYMPMALNRSLAAYGSLGSVFTLLSWLIAICAVITFTITAGAVLATEPPLGPLLDPAGPPEGGQGDVSTGRTDTAGGAGTADRTGRTGTGGREPRAGRGVRRTR
- a CDS encoding SAM-dependent methyltransferase is translated as MEHGDAPLPDKIDVTVPSVARMYDYLLDGKDNYPADREATEQLLQQVPSMKVLALNNRDFLRRVVRVLARDYGIKQFVDHGSGLPSVDNVHEIAQAIHPDARVVYSDVDPIVLAHGRALLEQNENTAVLQADFRDIESIWESPELKRLIKLDEPIAALFVSVLHCIKDSDDPAGVVRKVREKLPPGSFLVVCQLVSDDPETRRFVTEFMAESTGDQWGRVRTPEDVESYLAGLEILEPGLVEVSTWRADNDLAPKQPSEEWIEFGGVARLT
- a CDS encoding helix-turn-helix domain-containing protein translates to MPASPQLVSPIQLLERRPDMGAKAMARVLGTYLRSLRESRGLTPAAAGHHIRAHASKISRMETAHVTLKSRDVDDLLALYGVDDKERADIGRLVQRSAQPDWWQPYGEVVPDWLQQLIGLERDAHVIRTYETQFVPGLLQTPAYAHAVVLSGHRLAPAEEVDRRVALRLERQRRMWEPGAPVLWALIDEGVLHRPVGGPRVMRDQLTYLLDVLRQPGVRLQIASYEASAAATPGAAVTYLRFAQGFLPDVVYLEHMTSAVYLDRLEDLDRYRAALDELSALAATPAASRVMLEKALQRYQ
- a CDS encoding DUF397 domain-containing protein, coding for MQQFDNGVQASSITGVQWIKSGRSNQSGNCVEVAMLPDGSVAMRNSRHPDGPALVYTQAELTAFVEGAKDGDFDAFTG
- a CDS encoding ATP-binding protein; translated protein: MTTQSSTARSAPARHHQPPPGERQLDSFLRADWRAWGGGGRSDFDGEGFAALRFDATPVSVTRTRSFLRSTLTDWQLAELVDDATTVAAELVANAVTHALLPVPPAAPPPDEPTAWIALLRMRDAVVCAVADPSPEPPALTEADPFAESGRGLHIVAELSDTWGHSPPEPAGKTVWARLAGGR